One Brassica napus cultivar Da-Ae chromosome A1, Da-Ae, whole genome shotgun sequence genomic region harbors:
- the LOC125610159 gene encoding abscisic acid receptor PYR1-like, which produces MPSELTQEERSELTQSISEFHTYHLGPGSCSSLHAQRIHAPPEIVWSVVRQFDKPQTYKHFIKSCSVEKAFEMRVGCTRDVIVISGLPANTSTERLDVLDDERRVTGFSIIGGEHRLRNYKSVTTVHRFEKEKRIWTVVLESYVVDMPEGNSEEDTRMFADTVVKLNLQKLATVTEAMARNAGGGK; this is translated from the coding sequence ATGCCTTCCGAGTTAACTCAGGAAGAACGATCCGAACTCACCCAATCCATCTCCGAGTTTCACACTTACCACCTCGGTCCCGGAAGCTGCTCCTCGCTCCACGCGCAGAGAATCCACGCGCCGCCGGAGATCGTCTGGTCAGTCGTCCGTCAATTCGACAAACCGCAGACCTACAAGCACTTCATCAAGTCCTGCTCCGTCGAAAAAGCATTCGAGATGCGCGTCGGGTGCACGCGCGACGTGATCGTGATCAGCGGGTTGCCGGCGAACACGTCGACGGAGAGGCTCGACGTGCTCGACGACGAGAGGCGAGTGACGGGGTTCAGCATCATCGGAGGCGAGCACAGGCTGAGGAATTACAAGTCGGTGACGACGGTGCACAGGTTCGAGAAGGAGAAGCGGATATGGACGGTGGTTCTTGAGTCGTACGTTGTGGATATGCCGGAAGGGAACTCGGAAGAGGATACGCGTATGTTTGCTGATACTGTCGTTAAACTCAATCTGCAGAAACTCGCGACGGTCACTGAAGCTATGGCTCGTAACGCCGGCGGCGGGAAATAA